One window of Halonatronomonas betaini genomic DNA carries:
- the era gene encoding GTPase Era: MAFKSGFITVVGRPNVGKSTLVNRLIGEKAAIVSARPQTTRQKIRAILTTDDFQAVFVDTPGVHKVKNKLDEYMLDQIYSSLKNIDLIFFVVDSTTGFGKGDQFIFDQIKDTGTEVILVANKADKVSNKKLVKRLKTYKEKTGLEPIAISATQGKGLDNLERILVEKLPEGPKYYPEDMFTDQLERDLVAELIREQIFHLLRDEIPYGTAVMIEEIKERDDGMIYVRANIFVERSSHKGIIIGKNGKMLKKIGQKAREEIEKLQGSQVFLDLWVKERKKWRKNDQWLKRFGYKDEK; encoded by the coding sequence ATGGCTTTTAAATCAGGTTTTATAACTGTTGTTGGCAGGCCTAATGTCGGTAAGTCGACACTGGTAAATAGATTGATTGGTGAGAAGGCAGCGATTGTATCTGCCCGGCCTCAAACGACCAGACAGAAGATAAGGGCTATTTTAACTACCGATGATTTTCAGGCTGTTTTTGTTGATACTCCAGGTGTTCATAAAGTTAAGAATAAACTTGATGAATATATGCTTGATCAGATTTATAGTAGCTTAAAGAATATAGATTTGATCTTTTTTGTTGTTGATAGCACAACTGGTTTTGGCAAAGGTGATCAATTTATCTTTGATCAGATTAAGGATACTGGTACAGAGGTAATTCTTGTTGCCAATAAGGCTGATAAGGTTAGTAATAAAAAGCTTGTAAAGAGATTAAAGACCTATAAAGAGAAGACAGGCCTTGAGCCTATTGCTATTTCGGCAACTCAGGGGAAAGGGCTTGACAATCTTGAGAGGATACTGGTTGAAAAGTTGCCTGAGGGTCCAAAGTATTATCCTGAAGATATGTTTACTGATCAATTAGAGAGAGATTTAGTTGCAGAATTAATCAGGGAACAGATTTTTCATTTATTACGGGATGAGATTCCCTATGGGACTGCTGTAATGATTGAAGAGATTAAAGAGCGGGATGATGGTATGATATATGTAAGGGCCAATATCTTTGTTGAAAGATCGAGCCATAAAGGGATTATTATCGGTAAAAATGGAAAGATGTTAAAGAAAATTGGTCAAAAAGCCAGGGAAGAGATTGAAAAATTACAGGGCAGTCAGGTTTTCCTTGATCTCTGGGTAAAAGAGAGGAAAAAATGGCGAAA